Genomic DNA from Deltaproteobacteria bacterium CG2_30_66_27:
GCTCGGGGGCATCCCATTTCCCGGTGGTCGACCGGGACGGCCGGATGACCGGGATCGTGTCGATCAACGACATCCGCGCGGTCCTCTTCGAGGAGACGATCGATCAGCTGATCGTGGCGCGCGACGTCGCGACGCCCAATGTCGTCCGGGTGCACTGGAACGACTCGCTCCAGCAGGCGCTGGACAAGATGGCGGCGATCAACGTGGACGAGCTGCCGGTGGCCCGGGAAGAGCGGCCGGCCGAGATCGTGACGATGATCTCGAAACGGGACATCATCGACTACTATTACGGAAGGAGCACGTCGTAACGGCGGCGGGTCCGCGCCGCAGGATGGGATCGCACGCACGGGGCCAGGATCACCCACCGGATCGATAAAAAGAAGGGGCCGCATGCCGAGAAAAATACCGTCCGCCGGAATTCTGTTCCTCGCCGCCGTTCTCCTGTTTCCCGCGATCGCGTTCGCGTCGGGGGAGGACCCCTCCGTCCCGCTCCTCCTGTACCTCGTCGTGATCCTCGTGACCGCGAAGCTCATGGGGCACCTGGCCGTCGTGCTCGGGCAGCCGGCGGTCCTCGGGGAGCTGCTGGCGGGGGTTCTCCTCGGCAACCTTTACCTTGCGGGCGTGCACGGACTCGAAGGGATCGCGACCGATCCCGGCGTCGACCTCTTCGCCAGGATCGGCGTGGTGGTGCTCCTGTTCGAGGTGGGGCTGGAGTCGACGATCCGGGACATCCTGCGGGTGGGGCTCTCCTCGTTCCTCGTGGCGGTGCTGGGGGTCGCCGCCCCCTTCGCCCTCGGGTGGCTGGTCGGCGCCTGGCTCGTTCCGCAACATTCCTGGCAGACCCACGCCTTCCTCGGGGCCACCCTGTGCGCCACGAGCGTCGGGATCACGGCACGCGTCCTCCAGGACATCGGGAAATCCCGCGGCAAGGAGGCGCGGATCATCCTCGGGGCCGCGGTCGTCGACGACGTCCTCGGGCTGATCATCCTCGCCGCCATCTCCGGCTCCATCGTTGCGGCGGGGCAGGGCGGGGCTTCTTCCGGAGTCTGGCCGCAGGTGGAGATCACCCTGAAGGCGGTGGGGTTCCTCGCGGGCTCGCTTCTCCTCGGCACGTGGATCACGCCCCGGCTCTTTTCGGGGGCGGCCCGGCTGCGGGGGGCGGGGGTTCTGATCGGCGTCTCGCTCGCGTTCTGCTTTCTCCTGGCCCACCTTGCCGGGGTGGCGGGCCTGGCGCCGATCGTCGGTGCGTTCGCCGCGGGGCTCATCCTCGAGCCGGTCCACTTTCAGAAGTTCGGGGAGCGGAACATCCATTATCTCGAAGAGGAACTTCGTCCCTTGGTGGAACTTCTCGCCCCGATCTTCTTCGTCCAGATGGGATCCAAGGTGGACCTCACCGCGTTCGCCTCGACGGAGGCCCTCTGGCTCGCCCTCCTGCTGACGATCGCCGCGATCGCCGGAAAGCAGGTCTGCTCCCTCGGGGTCCTCGACCGGACGGTCAACCGTTGGGCGGTGGGGATCGGGATGATCCCCCGCGGCGAGGTCGGGTTGATCTTCGCCAGCATCGGGGCGTCCCTCGTCTTCGAGGGGGAAAAAGTGATCGGGGCGACCACGTACTCCGCGGTCGTCATCATGGTGATCGTGACCACCCTCGTCACCCCGCCGCTCCTCAAGTGGGCGATGACGGATCGGAGCGACGTCACGCCCACCGAAGACGCCACCTGAGCGAGGTCCTCAGGTCTTTGTCAGGTACAAGGTCTGGGTCGGGTAGGCGAACTCGATCCTGCGCTTCTCGAACTCCTCGTAGATCCGCAGGTTGGCCTTCTCCTGGAGGTCCATGTATCTCGTGTAGTCGTTCCCGTCGACGTAATAGACGATCTCGTAGATCAGGCTGAAGTCCCCGTAGGAGAAGAAGTGGACCCGGTCCAGGGTCGCCCCCGCAATCTCCCGGAAGATCTCCGCGACGATCCCCGGGATCTCCCGGAGACGATCCGCCGGGGTCTGGTACGTCACGCCGAGCCGGAACACCACCCGCCGCTTCGCCATCCGCTTGTAGTTGCGCACCCGCGAGTCGGTGAGGTCCTTGTTGGACATGACGATCTGCTCGCCGCCGAGGCTGGAGATCCGCGTGGTCTTGATCCCGAACCGTTCGATGACGCCCATGTAGTCGCCGACGATGACGAAGTCGCCGATCTCGAAGGGGCGGTCGAACAGGATGACGAAGTAGCCGAACAGGTCGCCGAGGATGGCCTGCGCCGCGAGGGCGATGGCGATCCCGCCGATGCCGAGCCCCGCGATCACGGTGGAGATCTTGAACCCGAGGTTGTCGAGCAGGAAGAGGGCGCCGATGATCCAGACCAGGGCCTTTGTCAGGCTGACGACCCCCTTCAGGGCGCGGTTCCTGGTGGCGTCCTCCCCCTGCTTCCGCATGTACTCCTCGAAGCCGTACCGCACGAGCGCGACGGTGAAGACGATGGCGAGGAGCGTCAGGAGGACGATCCCCGCCATGTCGATGATCCGCTCGAGACGGGGCGAAAGCGTCAGGACCCGCAGGGCGGCCT
This window encodes:
- a CDS encoding mechanosensitive ion channel protein MscS, with translation MIEEFLQREFRHNRLSEYLVCLTIIIGGIVVVRIVEALALPRLKAWAEKTSSTWDDFLVDRIHRTGVPLAYLGIVQAALRVLTLSPRLERIIDMAGIVLLTLLAIVFTVALVRYGFEEYMRKQGEDATRNRALKGVVSLTKALVWIIGALFLLDNLGFKISTVIAGLGIGGIAIALAAQAILGDLFGYFVILFDRPFEIGDFVIVGDYMGVIERFGIKTTRISSLGGEQIVMSNKDLTDSRVRNYKRMAKRRVVFRLGVTYQTPADRLREIPGIVAEIFREIAGATLDRVHFFSYGDFSLIYEIVYYVDGNDYTRYMDLQEKANLRIYEEFEKRRIEFAYPTQTLYLTKT